The DNA window TAAGATTTGGAAAATTATCCATATCTTCATAATCATCACCAAGATGGATGATTATGTTGCTGTCTAAATTTGCTTCTAATACATTTTCTAATATTTTTAGATTTTGGTGTGTATCACTGAGGACTAAGATTTTTGGCATATTTCCCTCTTTAGTTATTTCTTTTTAGGAAATCCATTTATTTGTGCGAAAACGCGTCCCGACGAGTCGGGACAAAGTTTTCGCTTGTGCAGATACGCTGAAAGTTTGTCGTTACGCTCCTCATTTCAGCACTCCGATTTCAGATTGTTTCAATTTCTTATCTTTACAAAGGTAAAATCGTAATAGCCCATGACTTTGGACCTGCATGCGTGCCAGTCACTGGTGACATAGTTGTTTGATAAATTTCTCTACAGTTAAATTCTTTTTGAATGATTTCTTTTAGTTTGTTGGACCAGTTACGATTAATTGCATCCTCAATAAATATATCCAATTTATTCGTCTTATACCCTGCAAGTATCTTTCTAATTCGTTTAATCGTAAAATTTAAAGTTTGTTGATGTGTGCGGACAATACCAATCAATTCGTGCATTCCCTCATTATCAAATCTTATTAATGTTTTTATAGAGAGAACATTTCCCAGAAGATATTGTAACTTTCCGATTCTACCACCTTTATATAAATTTTTCAAAGTATCCAGGCAGATGACTTCTCGCATTTTGAATTTCCATTCTTTTATCTTTTTGGCAATGTTTTCTATCGTTTCACCAGATTTTATTAATTTAGCCGTTTCAATAGCCATAAGTCCCTGTTTGCCAATAGCTGCTTTTGTATCAATCAGATACACTTTTATATTTTTTAATGATTGAATGGCTTTTACAGCATATCCATAAGTTTTCGTATATTTGTCAGAAGCACAGAGAAAGATAATCTGTTTATAATTTTTTGCAATTTCTTCAATTGTTCTTTTTATATCAGAAATATTAGGAGATGCAGTAGTTGGTAATTCAGGAAGATTTTCAAAATAAGAATAATATTCCTCAGAAGAAATATCCACTCCATCTTTTAAGGATTTGTCCTTAAGGTTTAGATAATAAGGAATTACAGTAATATTGTATTTTTTTGATAAGTCTTCTGATATACTGCCGATACTGCCGGTAAGCACGCCTATTTCTTTTTTCTCCATTTTGGTCTCCATAGAATTATTTTATATACACAATTTTGAGTTGTCAATAATCATCTTCTCCACTTTCTCTTTTGCTTCATTGAGGAGTTGTTTTGCTTCTTGGTGAGCTTGATAAGATTGCCTTACGAAATTAGAGATTTTTTGCTGTGTAGACCTTGATAAAATTGGAATATGCATATTTTTTATTTGGTCAGGTCTCCAGTGGATTATAACAGATCCACCTGTATCTCGCTCCATCTGATATTGACCAACAATAGAATTTATTAGAAGTGTTAAATATTCAGGTTCTAAATTTTCTTTTATCTTTAAGCGTAAAATACCACTTGAAATAATTCCTTCAATTGACTCTTTTACAACATAAGACATACCAGGGCTTGCATCCTTTGTTAAAAGGATTTCTCCTAACTTAGGTTGATAATTTTCTCTTAATTCTTGATAAAAATCATCTGAAAGATATTTTTGATTATTATCATTTATTCCAAATTTAGAAAGATTACTTACACGAATAAACGGTTTTCCTTCTTCTTGATATTTTTTGCTTCCTGGTTCAATCCCTTTTTGGATAGTTACCAATTCTCTTATTTTCTTTAATTCAAATTTATCTTTGAGATAGTCTATTAACTTTTTATATTTCGGTTGAAAGTATTCAGCATCTGTGCGGTTAGCGGTTTTTACATTAGAAAAATTAACCACATACGACAAATCATCTTCCACTTCAAAATCTTTTAATCCCAACTCTTCCAAGAGAAGATTTTCAGCTTGGTTATAAAAAGAATTTGTTAAATCAATTTTTTTCTGTAATTTCTCAAAATATTTAGCAATCTCTAATTGTTTTCTCTGGGATATTACTGGAACTTTAAACAATTTAACCTGATTAGTATTTAGATAAGATTGAGCATTCCCAGTAACTAATCTTGAAATTTGTAATTGACCAATACGAGAGGCAAAAAATAATCCTGCGAATAAAGAATCTATTTTCTTCGAAGTTATCCTAACTCTAGCTATATTTTGGTTTATATTACCTTTTTTAATAGAATTTTGGACAATTGCTAATTGTCCAATGGTGGTGCCAACTGCAGCGAAGAGAATATCCCTTGGTCTAATTGATGATTTTTTATTATCAAAATGAAATTTCTCATCACAAAAAACTAATTCTGAGTTATTTACTGTAAGTAGACTGAAATTCTGAGATCGCACAAATGGAATTCCCTGCTTATAAAAAGATGCTCCACTTGGTGTTGTTCCATATGCAATTTCAGATATTTCAGCAAGAGTATAATAACTATGCGATGAAATAACTGCTTCATTATTTAAATATTCTGGCTGATAATATTCTGCATCCAGCCGGTGTGATCCTTCAAGTTGAGATTTTTTTATGATGGAATAGGTAATCATTGCTTTAACTCAAAAATTGGCTGTTGAATTTCAAAATATTTCATTCTGAATTTTTCAAATATATTTCTATCTTTTTCTAAATCCGACTCATAATCTTTAAGTGCTTTTTTAAAATATTCCCAGAATCCTAAGATGTTTAATTGCATTATTTTTATACCAAAACCTTTCCATAATATTTTTATATCTTCATCTCTATAAATTTCTACACCTAAACCTAATGAACGACCGTGTATTAGCCCATTTCTAAAAGAACAATAAAGAATATTGGCAGCATTTTTAACTACCTTTTTATTTTTCCTGAAATAAAACTTCTCTTCAAAATTTAGGTTAAAAAAAACCGGCATATATTTTTTTAAAAAATCTACGAAAGATTCTCTTATTTTTCCAGGTTTAATTCTACCTACATAAAAGCCAGCCAAAGAATCTATAACACTACAAATTAACTTTGCTGCAGCTACATCATACTCGTTTTGAATCAAAAATTCTATTGGGGCTAAATTTTGTTTTTTAAAATTTTCCCAAAATTTTTTCTCGTAGTACCCAAGCAAATTACCTCCAAAACTTTAATCCTTGTTCTTTTGCAAACCTTACAAATCCTTCAGCGATTTCATCGAGGTCATGTTCAAGAATTGGTCGTCCTTTTTCATCTAAAACCTTATTTCCTAATTTATTTTTTTTAAAGATGTATTCTCCAGAATTATCTTTACCAGGTTTTTTGGAAACAGCCATAAAAATTGGATAATCCTCAAGAGGCTGTTCATTATTTCCCCATTTTTGCAAAAACAGAACAGATGTTTTTGTACCTGTATGCGGTTTGAAAGTATTTACATGAAGTCCAACTACTGCCAAAATTCTTGCTTCATCAAAAAGCCAATTACGGATATATTCTGTATTGGTATTATTTAATATACCCTGTGGTAAAACAATTGCCATTCTTCCCCCGTGATTAAGAAAATCCAAACATCTTTCAATAAAGAGTATATGACGCTCGACTTTATTTTTCAAATGTCCTCTTTTGTTTTTGCTGAAAAAATATTGTCGCAACATTGCCTGGTCTCTAATCTCACCAGCAAAAGGAGGATTTGTTAAAAGCAGTTTAAAGTCGCAATAACGAAAAGTTTTTTGATTTTCTTTTTCATCTTCAGGATTCTTAAAATGAGTCAAAAGTGATCTCAATTCAGAACGAGCTTTTTCTTTTTCTTGTTCGTTCCCTTGCCAATCTCGTGCATCTAAAGAGTTTAGTTTATACACATGTGAGCGTCCATCCCCAGCAATAAGCATTAAGGCTTGCGAAATCTTTTTCATTTTATCATCAAAATCTAATCCAAATAGATATCTATTGGCATAAGAGTATCTTGCTGTTTGAGTGGCATTTTTATAGTATTTTCCCCAAACCCAATACATAGCATGAATTAAGAATCCACCAGAACCACAAGCAGGGTCTATAATATATTCTTTATCTCTTGGGTTAAGCATCTTAACACACATTTTAATTACATGACGAGGAGTAAAATATTGTCCTTTTTTAGTCTTAGCTGCTTCTGGCATTAGATACTCGAACGCTGCATCAATTATTTCCAGGTCTGAACCAAAAAGTAAAACATTCTCAAAAAGTCCAATACATACTTGAAGATGTTCTGGAGAAAGTTCAATTTTTTCAATTGTGTTAAAAGTTTCTGGCCATTCTTCAATTGATTTCTTAAATAGATTATTAATCTCATTATAAGTTTTTTGTGGGTCTTTATATTTTCTAAATTTTATCACTCCATTCCGACGTTCTTTGGCTTCTTTCTCATCAAATAGTTTAGCATAAATTAATTTAAAAACCTCATTAAAAACATCTACACCTGCATTGGCTAAAACTAATTCTTCCATTCCTTGAATAATTCGTCTTAAGTTGAAATTTCTCCCACCTTTTTTCTCAATATCTTCAAGAGTCTTTTCCTCTCTGAAAAGGTCATCAATAGTTTGGCTTGCTTTTGGTATATCAGGAAGTGTATCACTAAATTCTTTAGGATAAGGACGATAGAGGATTACCTTATCAATACCATTTGACCAGACACCAATTTCACACCCTTCGGCATTTAAATACCCTTTTAGCTGCTCAATAGCTTTTCTCTCATTTGGATTTTTTAGCTCAAAGATTATGTAAGGAGTAATTTTGTCCTTTTTATAAACGATAATGTCAGCTGCTTTTTTTCGAATTTCTCGTCCAAATTGGATAGATTTTTCCACTTCAATTCTTTCCAATGAATAACCATATTCAGAAGTCAATTTCTTTAGCCATAATTGACGGATGATTTCTTCTGGAGCATTTTTTGATGGTGAATGGATTAAAATGTCTCTACCCCTTTTTAAACAATTCACATAATATTTATCTATTTCCTTTTCAAATATTTTAATTTCTTCTGTGACATTTATACCTTGAAATTCTTTTAATCCATGTTTAACGGAAGTATCTTTAAAGATGATATCCAGTATTTTATCAGTTTTACCAATACTAACTTCTTCTTTTTTTTCTTCGTATAACTTGTTGTTCATTTTATTCCTTCAATCTTTTTTCCCATTCTTTTTTCCATTTCAATCATTTCTCTTTCTCTGGTTAATTCTCTTTTTAATTCTTTTTCTTTCCAATTTTGTAATTATTTTACTCATAATTTTTCTTTATCTCCATCTTTTACGATTATTTTACAATTTTCCAATATCCACCTTTTGCCGGACCGATTCTTTTAAGGAGGCCTTTTTGTTTTAGATTATTCAAATGATATTTAATCCCATCTTCACTTATTCCAATTAGTTCTGCTAATTCTCTTCTTGTTATTTGGGGTTCTCCTTTTATTATTTCTAAAATTTTCCGGGTAGTTTTCTGGGTAGTGCTTGATAGCCTTATATATTCTCTATTCTGCTTAAAGACAATATAAAAATGAGTGTCAGTATATTCTATCTCAGGATAGGGAGAATTTTCATTCTTACATATATCTCTCATTTCCATACTCCGTAGCAGTGCTACTGCGAAGGACGTGCTTTTCATACCTGAACCCAATTTCTCACCAAAATTTATACGAGAGAATAAATTAGCAATAAGGTGATTTCTTCTAAAGACAGTTTTACCCAGAATGAAGTTCTGTGGCTTGACCCAGATATTTTCTATTTGAATTCTATCCGGGAAAAATTTTAATATATTATTGTGACCCCGTTCAAAATAATCCTTATGCATAACAGAATTTATAACCGCTTCTCGTATAGCATCAAATGGGTATTCATAGATATTCTCTCTCTGTGGTTTTCCAGTGAATTTGTAAGCTACTTTTGAGTATAATCGGACAAAGTCCATTACTTGCTCAATTATCTCAAATAATGAGCCAGTTACTTCTTTTCTATCAATTACATCAACACCATCTTTATCTTTGAATAATACAACTGTAAAGACTGACCAGGATATAAAATTCTGTGGTTCTTTTGCAAATAAGGAGGACGCCTGCATTATTAAAATATAAATTTCCGTTTTGATGCTCTACCACTCCTAAACTTGTGAGAATTTTATCATTAGATAAGGTTTTAGAAAGCCCAGCTAATTCTAAAAATCTGTTAAATTTCTCAATGCTAAAATCTTGTGGATACAAAAACTTTGTATTTAAAAGTTCATCAAATCTTACTTTACCTTCGGTTTTAAAGAAATTTAGGATTTCATTTCTTGTCATTTTTTGAGATGTTGCACCTCTTCGTTTATAAAATCCTGATGAACATTTATATGGTTTATCTTCACCTTCTCTTACTTCTACAATAAGAATGTTTTCAAAGGATTCAACGAAAAGTTTTACTTTTGGGTCACAATTTCTTGCAATATCCTGTATTTTTGATTTTACTCTATTTGTTATTGTAATGCCTTTAACTTTTCCGTCATCAGTTACACCGATTAATACATTACCTCCAGAAGAATTCGTAAAAGCAACAAAATCTTTATCAACACCTGAAAGACCTTCTTTGAATTCTGTGAAGTATTCTTCACCTTCTTGTAATATTAAAGCCAGCTCTTTTTTATCCATATTTTCTTTTTTTATATTGGATTACAATAGATTTTTCTCTTTAAAACTATAGAATGAATCTTTTGATACAATAACGTGATCAACCACATCAATTCCCAGAATCTTACCGGCTTCTATTAATCTTTTCGTAATCTCTAAATCATCTTCAGATGGCTGTGTATCACCAGATGGATGGTTATGGACAATGATTACAGAAGATGCAGAATTTTTAATGGCTGGCAGAAATACTTCTCTTGGATGTGCTAAACTTGCACTCAATGTGCCTGTTGAAACTTTATCTACACTTATCAAATTGTTTCGTGTTGTTAAAGAAAGAATATAAAAACTCTCTTTCTTTTTATTTCCAATTTCCCTTTTTAATAGATTAAATATATCTTTGGGACCTTCAATTTTTTCGCCATACTTATTGAGTTGAATTTCTGCTTTTTCACCTAACTTAAAAGCAGCTTGTAGCTTACAAGCAGTAGCAAAGCCAATCCCTTTTACTTTTTTTAATTCTTCAATGCTGGCATTTTTAATATTATTGAGATTACCAAAATGAGCCAGTAAGTTTTGAGCAAGAGTCAGCACAGATTGTCCTTTTCCTCCTTTTTCAATTATAAGTGCAAGCAGTTCTTGAGTAGAAAGATTATCCACACCAACTTTTTGCAATCTTTCTCTTGGGCGTTCTTCTATAGGCAAATCTCTAACGGTATATGTTTTATTTTTCATAATTTTTTAATTAGTGTCTATCCCTGAATGTAGAACGGGGTTCATAACTCGTTTTCTTAGCACACAATTTAGAGCCTATTTACATTAACGACCTTGGAAGGTCGTTCTACAAACGACTTTACGGACAGACATTAATTACTTATGCTAATTTTCAAAGAGGTAAGTTAGTTTTATGATAAAAATTTTAAGATATAAAAATTACGGTTTTTAAATAATTATGAAAGAACCTTTTTAGAAATTTACAGTTAGCCCGATTCTGTGTGAATTTCCTAAATCATTATTTGTAATAAAGGCATAATTGATGTTATATCGTTTATATTTAACCCCTATCCCTGCAGTGAAATGTTTATCATAAAGTCCAGAGCGTAATGAAATAAGGTTGTGATAGTTAAATTCTGTTCCTATATGACGGGTGTATTTATACATATTATCCCAGTCATAAGCTAAAATAAGTTCTGAGTTTATAAAGTCAAGTGGTTGGACCACAGCCAATCCCATTTTAGGATTAGTGATAATCTCGTCTCTGTGTTTAGATTCAGTATCCCAGGTGATTTCTGTTCCAGCAACATCTTGCAGGTTGATTGCAAATTTGATTGCACCAAGCCAATCTACATCTGTAAGTAAAGCAAAGTCTGTTTTTAACATAGAGGAAAAGTCAAATCCCATGCCAGTCCCCATATTTTTGTAGAGATCCCTTTTAATAAATTTAAATGTTCCGCCAAAGTAAAGGTCTACAGGTAAATCAAAAAGTGCCCAACCTAAATCAAAAATATGAAATACATTTTTTGCAAACGCAAACTCAAAAAGCTGGTCAGAGCTGGAGAAAGTTCCATCTGGATTGCCAGTTAGATGCAGGTCTACATCTGAAGATCTTTTATCAACATTTGTACCTACAAGCCATTTTTCATCATAAAGTGGTATATTATTGATAGATAGACGTGTGAAACTAATACCGATGGTGCTATTAGCGGGCAAAGGAATGCAAAAAGAGAGGAAGTCATAAACTGCCAATTCCTTGTATAAAAAGGCATGCATAGCCTCAGCTTCAATCTCCTTTATTTGAGCTAATCCAGAAGCGTTCCAGTAAATAGCATTGCCATTATCAGCTACTGCTGCAAAAGCTCCCCCCATTCCCAGAGGACGAACACCATTGCCAATCATCATAAAATCTCCAGCATATCGTCCTGCACTTAGGACAAGTGGAATTAATAAAATAAAAATGAAGATTAAGTATTTTTTCATTTTAACTCCTTTTACCATAGAAGGTCTTTTAAAATTACAAATGTCAAATTACAAATGTCAAATGAATACCAAATACCAAATTTCAAATTAAATTTTCTTTTTGATAGATTAAGATAACATTCATCTTATATTGGGCATTTGGGCTTTGAACTTTATTTGTAATTTGATATTTGACATTTGAAATTTATGACCTCTTATCTTAGAATTGCCAACTTTTCTATTCTTTCAATTACCTTTTTCCCTTTTTTTGCGATAATTTTCCAGAAGTATACGCCATTTGCCAATTTTCTCCCATCAAAATCTGTACAGTCCCATCCTTTCATTGCTCGTGGATATTCGTGATATCCGACAGTTGTCGGCAAGTCTGATAGTGTATTGACCAGTCTGCCAGATACTGTGAATATTTTTATTTTTATATCATCTGCATCATCCGTAAGAGTATAAGTAAATCTTGTTCTTCCTTCATTATTCGGCTCACTCGTTACTGAACGCACAGGATTTGGGTAATTTCCAATATGAATTATATTAAATTCTTTTTGGACTGAGAAATTAACTACACATTCTTGATAGTTTCCATTAGCATCATTTGCAGAAGTAATAATTGTGTAACTTCCTTTATCAACATCTATTTGATATTTAACAGGCACTAAATTCAAATTTTGTTTTGAGACACTGTAATTTGTGACTTCTTCACCGCTAAGAAAGATTTTAATTTTTTCAACATCAATGCCGTTATCATCTTCAAGAAGAAAAGAAAAAGTGGCATTATCGTCCACATACTCGCCGTTCGTGAATTCTTGTCCTTCAACATTAACATCTATTGATGGTGGTGTGTTATCATTGTTTTGGAAAAGCCCATATATTCCTGGTCTTTCTACAAAAGCATAAGTGACAGAATCACCTTCAGA is part of the Candidatus Cloacimonadota bacterium genome and encodes:
- a CDS encoding restriction endonuclease subunit S; the encoded protein is MITYSIIKKSQLEGSHRLDAEYYQPEYLNNEAVISSHSYYTLAEISEIAYGTTPSGASFYKQGIPFVRSQNFSLLTVNNSELVFCDEKFHFDNKKSSIRPRDILFAAVGTTIGQLAIVQNSIKKGNINQNIARVRITSKKIDSLFAGLFFASRIGQLQISRLVTGNAQSYLNTNQVKLFKVPVISQRKQLEIAKYFEKLQKKIDLTNSFYNQAENLLLEELGLKDFEVEDDLSYVVNFSNVKTANRTDAEYFQPKYKKLIDYLKDKFELKKIRELVTIQKGIEPGSKKYQEEGKPFIRVSNLSKFGINDNNQKYLSDDFYQELRENYQPKLGEILLTKDASPGMSYVVKESIEGIISSGILRLKIKENLEPEYLTLLINSIVGQYQMERDTGGSVIIHWRPDQIKNMHIPILSRSTQQKISNFVRQSYQAHQEAKQLLNEAKEKVEKMIIDNSKLCI
- the radC gene encoding DNA repair protein RadC → MKNKTYTVRDLPIEERPRERLQKVGVDNLSTQELLALIIEKGGKGQSVLTLAQNLLAHFGNLNNIKNASIEELKKVKGIGFATACKLQAAFKLGEKAEIQLNKYGEKIEGPKDIFNLLKREIGNKKKESFYILSLTTRNNLISVDKVSTGTLSASLAHPREVFLPAIKNSASSVIIVHNHPSGDTQPSEDDLEITKRLIEAGKILGIDVVDHVIVSKDSFYSFKEKNLL
- a CDS encoding N-6 DNA methylase, which codes for MNNKLYEEKKEEVSIGKTDKILDIIFKDTSVKHGLKEFQGINVTEEIKIFEKEIDKYYVNCLKRGRDILIHSPSKNAPEEIIRQLWLKKLTSEYGYSLERIEVEKSIQFGREIRKKAADIIVYKKDKITPYIIFELKNPNERKAIEQLKGYLNAEGCEIGVWSNGIDKVILYRPYPKEFSDTLPDIPKASQTIDDLFREEKTLEDIEKKGGRNFNLRRIIQGMEELVLANAGVDVFNEVFKLIYAKLFDEKEAKERRNGVIKFRKYKDPQKTYNEINNLFKKSIEEWPETFNTIEKIELSPEHLQVCIGLFENVLLFGSDLEIIDAAFEYLMPEAAKTKKGQYFTPRHVIKMCVKMLNPRDKEYIIDPACGSGGFLIHAMYWVWGKYYKNATQTARYSYANRYLFGLDFDDKMKKISQALMLIAGDGRSHVYKLNSLDARDWQGNEQEKEKARSELRSLLTHFKNPEDEKENQKTFRYCDFKLLLTNPPFAGEIRDQAMLRQYFFSKNKRGHLKNKVERHILFIERCLDFLNHGGRMAIVLPQGILNNTNTEYIRNWLFDEARILAVVGLHVNTFKPHTGTKTSVLFLQKWGNNEQPLEDYPIFMAVSKKPGKDNSGEYIFKKNKLGNKVLDEKGRPILEHDLDEIAEGFVRFAKEQGLKFWR
- a CDS encoding PorV/PorQ family protein → MKKYLIFIFILLIPLVLSAGRYAGDFMMIGNGVRPLGMGGAFAAVADNGNAIYWNASGLAQIKEIEAEAMHAFLYKELAVYDFLSFCIPLPANSTIGISFTRLSINNIPLYDEKWLVGTNVDKRSSDVDLHLTGNPDGTFSSSDQLFEFAFAKNVFHIFDLGWALFDLPVDLYFGGTFKFIKRDLYKNMGTGMGFDFSSMLKTDFALLTDVDWLGAIKFAINLQDVAGTEITWDTESKHRDEIITNPKMGLAVVQPLDFINSELILAYDWDNMYKYTRHIGTEFNYHNLISLRSGLYDKHFTAGIGVKYKRYNINYAFITNNDLGNSHRIGLTVNF
- a CDS encoding winged helix-turn-helix transcriptional regulator, which codes for MQASSLFAKEPQNFISWSVFTVVLFKDKDGVDVIDRKEVTGSLFEIIEQVMDFVRLYSKVAYKFTGKPQRENIYEYPFDAIREAVINSVMHKDYFERGHNNILKFFPDRIQIENIWVKPQNFILGKTVFRRNHLIANLFSRINFGEKLGSGMKSTSFAVALLRSMEMRDICKNENSPYPEIEYTDTHFYIVFKQNREYIRLSSTTQKTTRKILEIIKGEPQITRRELAELIGISEDGIKYHLNNLKQKGLLKRIGPAKGGYWKIVK
- a CDS encoding putative DNA binding domain-containing protein; the protein is MDKKELALILQEGEEYFTEFKEGLSGVDKDFVAFTNSSGGNVLIGVTDDGKVKGITITNRVKSKIQDIARNCDPKVKLFVESFENILIVEVREGEDKPYKCSSGFYKRRGATSQKMTRNEILNFFKTEGKVRFDELLNTKFLYPQDFSIEKFNRFLELAGLSKTLSNDKILTSLGVVEHQNGNLYFNNAGVLLICKRTTEFYILVSLYSCIIQR
- a CDS encoding DegV family protein, with amino-acid sequence MEKKEIGVLTGSIGSISEDLSKKYNITVIPYYLNLKDKSLKDGVDISSEEYYSYFENLPELPTTASPNISDIKRTIEEIAKNYKQIIFLCASDKYTKTYGYAVKAIQSLKNIKVYLIDTKAAIGKQGLMAIETAKLIKSGETIENIAKKIKEWKFKMREVICLDTLKNLYKGGRIGKLQYLLGNVLSIKTLIRFDNEGMHELIGIVRTHQQTLNFTIKRIRKILAGYKTNKLDIFIEDAINRNWSNKLKEIIQKEFNCREIYQTTMSPVTGTHAGPKSWAITILPL